Genomic DNA from Deltaproteobacteria bacterium:
CCCGCCTGGTAACACCCCGTATCCCCTTTACTTGCAGGCATCGCTGTGCTATAAGCCGCAGGCGATGAGTGGTGTGTATCTTGTGGAAATTCTGTTTAATTGTGGTGAGACCGCGGCGCGGTCGCAGCAGAGAAATCAAGGAGTCATGCATGTCCCGAAAGAGCCGGCAGAGACCTGCGAGTATTCTTCTCATTGTGTCAGTGACACTCCTGGCTGTTTGCTTTCCTCGCTTTTCATCAGGGGCAGAGGCACCCCACCCTTTTAACGTTGCTGCCAGGTCGGCAGTGCTGCTCGATGCCACTTCGGGCGAAATCCTTTATGCTCAGGAGCCTGAAAAGAGAATCAAACCTGCCAGCTTTGTCAAGCTGCTCACTCTATTTGTCATATTCGATGCGGTCAAATCCGGGCAGGTAAACCTGCAGGACAAGGTGTTGATAAGCAAGAAGGCCTGGCGAACTGGCGGCTCCAAAATGTTCGTACGGGTGGGAGACCGCATCCCTCTGACTGACATCATCAAGGGCATCGCGGTGGTATCCGGCAACGACGCCTGCGTGGCTGCAGCCGAGTATCTTCAGGGGAGTGTGGAGGCCTTTGTCGACCGCATGAATGAAAAATTGCAGGAGCTGGGGCTGCATAACAGCAAAGTGCAGACAGTAAACGGCCTGCCGGCTGCCGACCAGTACACCACTGCCGAGGACATGGCCCTGCTGGCCCGGGCCTACATCCAGGCCCATCCTGAAGCCCTGGAGTATCACAAGCTGAAGCAGTTCACCCACGAGAAGATAAGACAGCGAAACCGGAATGGTCTTCTCTGGCGGGATCCTTCAGTAGATGGTCTCAAGACCGGGCACACAGAGGCCGCCGGCTACCACCTGCTGGCAACAGCCAAGAGAGGAGACCAGAGATTTATTGCGGTAGTAATGTGTGCCAAAAGTGTGGCTGTGCGAGAACGGGAGGCCCTGCGGCTGCTCAACTACGGTTTTCGCAACTTTGCCACCCTGCGGCTTTTTGATCAGGGCCAGGTGCTGGCGGAAGTGGTTGTCAGGAAAGGAAGTGAACCACGAGTTGGCCTGGTGACCAGGGAGGCCGGCCTGGTTACGGTGCCGGCAACCAAGAAGGACAAGGTTAGCTGGAAAACCGAGATCCCCAAATACGTTATGGCCCCAGTGCAGCAGGATCAGCAACTGGGCACAGTAAATATTCTTGCCAGTGGAGAGGTGATCAAGTCGCTGCCCCTGGTGGCAAGCAGTGCAGTGCCTCTGGGCGGCATTTTCAAGAGAACCTGGGACTCCCTTACTCTATTCGCCATGAACAATCAGCGAA
This window encodes:
- a CDS encoding D-alanyl-D-alanine carboxypeptidase translates to MSRKSRQRPASILLIVSVTLLAVCFPRFSSGAEAPHPFNVAARSAVLLDATSGEILYAQEPEKRIKPASFVKLLTLFVIFDAVKSGQVNLQDKVLISKKAWRTGGSKMFVRVGDRIPLTDIIKGIAVVSGNDACVAAAEYLQGSVEAFVDRMNEKLQELGLHNSKVQTVNGLPAADQYTTAEDMALLARAYIQAHPEALEYHKLKQFTHEKIRQRNRNGLLWRDPSVDGLKTGHTEAAGYHLLATAKRGDQRFIAVVMCAKSVAVREREALRLLNYGFRNFATLRLFDQGQVLAEVVVRKGSEPRVGLVTREAGLVTVPATKKDKVSWKTEIPKYVMAPVQQDQQLGTVNILASGEVIKSLPLVASSAVPLGGIFKRTWDSLTLFAMNNQRTVLSTIVILCAIGVLFLVVRQRRASKARRKRKG